A section of the Mangifera indica cultivar Alphonso chromosome 12, CATAS_Mindica_2.1, whole genome shotgun sequence genome encodes:
- the LOC123192655 gene encoding NAC domain-containing protein 35-like isoform X1 produces the protein MAIATPSMSNNKDEDEDHHEHDMVMPGFRFHPTEEELVEFYLRRKVEGKRFNVELITFLDLYRYDPWELPALAAIGEKEWFFYVPRDRKYRNGDRPNRVTTSGYWKATGADRMIKSESSRSIGLKKTLVFYSGKAPKGIRTSWIMNEYRLPHHETERYQKAEISLCRVYKRAGVEDHPSLPRSLPTRASSSSSSRSFTPSSNAYPQEAAQHLAMERTFQTFGNQSRNSPQLDMEKMSETDGSTSSDVTTVLGLSKQNLYRPTMSPAPISTDGLFLDQSKQVCNSLVPTCTTALDEFHGLLTYQQQPPPYNFNQPSQFSTLQHHQVQAAPLGLNILTSSLPISDRLWEWNPVPEANRDYNDPFK, from the exons ATGGCAATTGCAACTCCAAGCATGAGCAACAacaaggatgaggatgaagatcaCCATGAACATGACATGGTGATGCCTGGCTTTCGTTTCCATCCCACGGAAGAAGAACTGGTTGAGTTCTACCTTCGCCGTAAGGTTGAGGGCAAGCGTTTCAATGTCGAACTCATCACTTTTCTTGATCTTTATCGCTATGACCCTTGGGAACTCCCtg CTTTGGCGGCGATAGGGGAGAAAGAGTGGTTCTTTTATGTGCCGAGAGATCGAAAGTACAGGAATGGAGACAGGCCTAATAGAGTGACGACTTCTGGGTACTGGAAGGCGACCGGAGCTGATCGAATGATCAAAAGTGAGAGCTCCCGATCAATTGGATTGAAGAAAACCCTAGTTTTCTATTCTGGGAAAGCTCCTAAAGGCATCAGAACCAGTTGGATTATGAACGAGTATCGTCTTCCTCATCATGAAACTGAACGCTACCAAAAG GCAGAAATATCATTGTGTCGCGTGTACAAGAGAGCTGGAGTTGAAGACCATCCCTCTCTTCCTCGTTCGCTTCCAACGAGAgcctcatcttcatcatcatcaagaaGCTTTACGCCATCATCGAATGCATATCCTCAAGAGGCAGCTCAACATTTAGCAATGGAGAGGACGTTCCAGACTTTCGGAAACCAATCACGAAATTCACCGCAACTTGATATGGAAAAGATGAGTGAAACAGATGGAAGTACAAGCTCAGATGTCACCACAGTTCTTGGCCTTTCAAAGCAAAACCTTTACCGTCCAACAATGTCGCCGGCTCCAATCAGCACAGATGGCTTGTTCCTTGACCAGTCTAAACAAGTATGCAACTCTTTAGTCCCCACTTGCACCACCGCCCTCGATGAATTTCACGGACTATTAACCTACCAACAACAACCACCACCCTATAACTTCAATCAACCGTCACAATTCTCCACCTTGCAACATCATCAAGTGCAGGCAGCGCCATTGGGACTCAACATACTAACAAGTTCACTTCCAATCTCTGATAGACTGTGGGAATGGAACCCAGTTCCGGAAGCAAACAGAGACTACAATGATCCCTTCAAgtaa
- the LOC123192655 gene encoding NAC domain-containing protein 35-like isoform X2: MHGGNSRLRHLLPGQLSSLAAIGEKEWFFYVPRDRKYRNGDRPNRVTTSGYWKATGADRMIKSESSRSIGLKKTLVFYSGKAPKGIRTSWIMNEYRLPHHETERYQKAEISLCRVYKRAGVEDHPSLPRSLPTRASSSSSSRSFTPSSNAYPQEAAQHLAMERTFQTFGNQSRNSPQLDMEKMSETDGSTSSDVTTVLGLSKQNLYRPTMSPAPISTDGLFLDQSKQVCNSLVPTCTTALDEFHGLLTYQQQPPPYNFNQPSQFSTLQHHQVQAAPLGLNILTSSLPISDRLWEWNPVPEANRDYNDPFK; encoded by the exons ATGCATGGAGGGAACTCTCGGCTGAGGCACTTACTGCCTGGCCAGCTCTCCT CTTTGGCGGCGATAGGGGAGAAAGAGTGGTTCTTTTATGTGCCGAGAGATCGAAAGTACAGGAATGGAGACAGGCCTAATAGAGTGACGACTTCTGGGTACTGGAAGGCGACCGGAGCTGATCGAATGATCAAAAGTGAGAGCTCCCGATCAATTGGATTGAAGAAAACCCTAGTTTTCTATTCTGGGAAAGCTCCTAAAGGCATCAGAACCAGTTGGATTATGAACGAGTATCGTCTTCCTCATCATGAAACTGAACGCTACCAAAAG GCAGAAATATCATTGTGTCGCGTGTACAAGAGAGCTGGAGTTGAAGACCATCCCTCTCTTCCTCGTTCGCTTCCAACGAGAgcctcatcttcatcatcatcaagaaGCTTTACGCCATCATCGAATGCATATCCTCAAGAGGCAGCTCAACATTTAGCAATGGAGAGGACGTTCCAGACTTTCGGAAACCAATCACGAAATTCACCGCAACTTGATATGGAAAAGATGAGTGAAACAGATGGAAGTACAAGCTCAGATGTCACCACAGTTCTTGGCCTTTCAAAGCAAAACCTTTACCGTCCAACAATGTCGCCGGCTCCAATCAGCACAGATGGCTTGTTCCTTGACCAGTCTAAACAAGTATGCAACTCTTTAGTCCCCACTTGCACCACCGCCCTCGATGAATTTCACGGACTATTAACCTACCAACAACAACCACCACCCTATAACTTCAATCAACCGTCACAATTCTCCACCTTGCAACATCATCAAGTGCAGGCAGCGCCATTGGGACTCAACATACTAACAAGTTCACTTCCAATCTCTGATAGACTGTGGGAATGGAACCCAGTTCCGGAAGCAAACAGAGACTACAATGATCCCTTCAAgtaa